The DNA sequence GGAGACGCAGCTTATGGTGGCTACCACGGTGATCGAAGTAGGCGTGGACGTTCCTAACGCCAGCGTTATGGTGATCGAGAATTCCGAGCGGTTTGGCCTGTCGCAGCTCCACCAGCTCCGGGGAAGAGTCGGAAGAGGCGCCGAGCAGTCTTATTGTATTCTAATGACCGGGAACAAGCTTTCCAAAGAAGCCAAAGTGAGGCTGGAAACGATGGTTCGCACTAATGACGGCTTTGAAATTGCCGAAACCGACCTGAAGCTCCGGGGGCCGGGCGATCTGCAGGGGACCCGGCAAAGCGGTATGCTGGACCTCCGTTTGGCCAACCTTGCCAAGGATCAGCAAATTCTCCGGGAAGCCCGGGAATGCGTGCAGGAACTGCTGGGAGAGGATCCCGAACTGACCCTCCCTGAAAATCAAGTGCTAAAGAATTTTTTTTTACAACAGCATAAAAAGGCTGCGTTTTGGGAAAAGATTTCTTAATTTCATGGCAGATGAGAAAGTTTACCCTGCTTTTGATGGCAATCTTTGCATTATGCCAGGTCAGCGCCCAGCCTGCTGAAGAATCTTTATGGCCCGGAAAGTCCTACGCTCCGGGCGAGTTCATTCCTACAGTAACCTTTTACAGCCCTTCAAGGCAGAATGCAGCTGACATTGCTGTTGTGGTGTGTCCCGGAGGCGGTTACAGCGGCCTGGCCATGGATCACGAGGGTAAACAGATAGCCGGGTGGCTGAACAGCCTGGGCATTACGGCTGTCGTGCTGAAGTACCATACGGTGTCAGGCACCGGTGATACAACCGGCCTTCATCCCGCTCCGCTGGAAGATGCGCTGCGCGCTATTCGCCTGGTGAGAGACCGGGCCCGGAAACTTGATCTGAGCCCGGACAAAATAGGTATTATGGGATTCTCGGCCGGCGGGCATCTGGCAAGTACAGCCGCTACGCATTTCACCGGGGGCGACCCTGACGCAGCAGATCCGCTGGAAAAGATCAGCTCGCGGCCGGATTTTGCCATACTGGTTTACCCCGTGATCACGTTCCTGCCTCCCTATGCCCATCAGGGCTCCCGCGTGAACCTGC is a window from the Anseongella ginsenosidimutans genome containing:
- a CDS encoding alpha/beta hydrolase — protein: MRKFTLLLMAIFALCQVSAQPAEESLWPGKSYAPGEFIPTVTFYSPSRQNAADIAVVVCPGGGYSGLAMDHEGKQIAGWLNSLGITAVVLKYHTVSGTGDTTGLHPAPLEDALRAIRLVRDRARKLDLSPDKIGIMGFSAGGHLASTAATHFTGGDPDAADPLEKISSRPDFAILVYPVITFLPPYAHQGSRVNLLGKNASDSLVLEFSNERQVSPRTPPVFLVHTTEDTVVPPENSIMFYQALRKAKVPVELHIFLEGRHGLGLGSEELPFSEWPLLCVKWLDAIGVLAGIPE